In Pseudovibrio brasiliensis, the following are encoded in one genomic region:
- a CDS encoding anthranilate synthase, whose protein sequence is MPITAERTYKSKGGVIIRRKSRNADYAAGTSEWMDRLDRQRGAVLSSSYEYPGRYTRWDMALANPPLLIESNDRKITIQALNERGCVLMPAVTGALEGHEDIAEFSADEYRIDLTVKTPDRAFSEEERSRQPSTFSVVRTLVDLFSCDDDQLGLYGAFGYDLTFQFEPINQKLQRPDDQRDMVLFLPDEILIVDHYGRKAHVLEYEFEFNAKTTDGLPRDGEETPYKPATETPGRGDHEPGEYADLVRSAVDYFKRGDLFETVPGQVFYEPCNNPPSAVSRRLQQINPSPYSFFINLGSAEYLVGASPEMYVRVTGGRRVETCPISGTIRRGKNAIEDEAQIRKLLNSTKDEAELTMCSDVDRNDKSRICVPESVRVIGRRQIEMYSRLIHTVDHIEGTLLDGKDALDAFLSHTWAVTVTGAPKRWAMQFIEDHEKSPRAWYGGAIGAVLFNGDMNTGLTLRTVRIKEGVAQIRAGATLLYDSIPEDEEAETELKASAMIAAVREAGLALKSEEEVVKAKPGKGKKILLVDHEDSFVHTLANYFRQTGAEVVTYRSPVLDEVFDRVNPDLVVLSPGPGSPKDFDCTATIERARARKLPIFGVCLGLQALTEAFGGELDQLDVPVHGKPSLVSFTHNSVLFDGLSSPVTVGRYHSLFAKRDVLPECFEVTSETKDGVIMAIEHKSEPIAAVQFHPESIMSLDQDGGHQIIENVMTKLLAKV, encoded by the coding sequence ATGCCGATCACGGCAGAACGGACTTATAAGAGCAAAGGCGGCGTTATCATCCGCCGCAAAAGCCGCAATGCTGATTATGCCGCTGGTACAAGCGAATGGATGGACAGACTGGATCGCCAGCGCGGTGCTGTTCTCTCCTCTTCCTACGAATATCCGGGCCGCTACACGCGCTGGGATATGGCTCTGGCCAATCCACCGCTGCTGATCGAATCCAATGACCGCAAGATCACGATTCAGGCCCTGAACGAGCGTGGCTGCGTGCTTATGCCAGCTGTGACGGGTGCTCTGGAAGGCCATGAAGATATCGCAGAGTTTTCTGCGGATGAATACCGTATCGATCTGACTGTAAAGACACCGGACCGTGCATTTTCTGAGGAAGAGCGTTCGCGTCAACCGTCGACCTTCTCTGTAGTTCGCACGCTGGTTGATCTATTTTCTTGTGATGATGATCAGCTCGGTCTTTATGGTGCATTTGGCTATGATCTGACGTTCCAGTTTGAGCCGATTAATCAGAAACTGCAGCGCCCTGATGACCAACGGGATATGGTGCTGTTTCTGCCGGATGAAATCCTGATCGTTGACCACTATGGCCGCAAAGCTCACGTGCTGGAATACGAATTTGAGTTCAACGCCAAGACCACGGATGGTCTGCCGCGTGATGGCGAGGAAACCCCGTATAAGCCAGCGACTGAAACACCGGGCCGTGGCGATCATGAGCCGGGTGAGTATGCTGATCTGGTTCGTTCAGCAGTTGACTATTTCAAACGCGGCGATCTGTTTGAAACTGTTCCGGGACAGGTCTTTTACGAGCCTTGCAACAACCCTCCATCCGCTGTTTCCCGCCGTCTGCAGCAGATCAATCCATCTCCGTATTCGTTCTTCATCAACTTAGGCAGTGCTGAGTACCTCGTTGGTGCATCACCAGAGATGTATGTGCGTGTAACCGGTGGTCGCCGTGTTGAGACCTGTCCGATTTCCGGCACCATCCGTCGTGGTAAGAACGCGATTGAGGATGAAGCGCAGATCCGCAAACTGCTGAACTCCACCAAGGATGAAGCAGAGCTGACCATGTGCTCTGACGTGGATCGCAACGATAAGAGCCGTATCTGTGTGCCTGAATCTGTGCGTGTCATCGGGCGTCGTCAGATTGAGATGTACTCCCGACTAATCCATACGGTGGACCATATTGAAGGCACCTTGCTGGATGGTAAGGATGCGCTGGATGCCTTCCTTTCCCACACATGGGCTGTGACTGTAACTGGTGCACCGAAGCGGTGGGCTATGCAGTTTATTGAGGACCATGAGAAGAGCCCGCGCGCATGGTATGGCGGCGCAATTGGTGCTGTGCTGTTTAATGGCGACATGAACACCGGCCTGACCTTGCGCACCGTGCGCATCAAAGAGGGTGTAGCACAGATCCGCGCTGGTGCGACACTGCTTTACGATAGCATTCCTGAGGATGAAGAGGCCGAGACCGAACTGAAAGCATCCGCAATGATTGCTGCGGTTCGTGAAGCTGGTCTCGCCTTGAAATCTGAAGAGGAAGTGGTCAAAGCCAAGCCGGGTAAAGGCAAGAAGATCCTGCTCGTGGATCATGAAGACAGTTTCGTTCATACCCTTGCGAACTACTTCCGTCAGACTGGCGCTGAAGTTGTGACCTATCGTAGTCCAGTGCTGGACGAGGTGTTTGATCGGGTTAATCCAGATCTGGTGGTTCTCTCCCCTGGTCCGGGCTCACCGAAGGACTTTGATTGCACGGCAACTATTGAACGGGCACGTGCTCGTAAACTACCGATCTTTGGTGTTTGTCTTGGCCTGCAAGCGCTGACAGAAGCGTTTGGTGGTGAGCTTGACCAATTGGATGTACCAGTCCACGGCAAGCCATCTCTTGTCTCCTTCACGCATAACTCCGTGCTGTTTGATGGCCTGAGTTCTCCTGTGACTGTTGGCCGTTACCACTCACTGTTTGCTAAGCGTGATGTGCTGCCAGAGTGTTTTGAGGTGACCTCAGAGACCAAAGACGGTGTGATCATGGCGATTGAGCATAAGAGTGAGCCAATTGCTGCTGTTCAGTTCCACCCGGAATCCATCATGTCGCTGGATCAGGATGGTGGCCATCAGATCATCGAGAATGTGATGACCAAGCTTCTTGCAAAGGTCTGA
- the argE gene encoding acetylornithine deacetylase → MTMTSQEVLAKLVSFDTVSAKTNLPLIKWIEEYLADLGVSSFTLPDETGEKASLFATIGGDGPDGYVLSGHTDVVPVVGQDWTTDPFTLREQDGLLYGRGSCDMKGFVACSLAKVPDMLKAPLKKPFHLMFSYDEEVGCIGVQPILHKLAGDDFKAEACFVGEPTEMQVVVAHKSKSSYRAVLTGLSCHSSLAPHGVNAVHYGARLVTKLEEMARKLATGPSDALYDLPFSTAHTGVIKGGTALNIVPEHCEVIFEFRMLPSESTKACMGEVERYAFEELLPEMRKVYPEANIEFIPFSEIPGLDTEVEADVTVLAKKLAGRNDHAKVAYGTEAGLIQNILDIPTVVCGPGSIEQAHKPDEFIKKSELDKCDAFLDRLIKHACV, encoded by the coding sequence ATGACAATGACAAGCCAAGAAGTCCTTGCAAAGCTGGTTAGCTTTGACACGGTCAGCGCAAAAACAAATCTCCCCCTGATTAAGTGGATCGAAGAGTATCTGGCTGATCTGGGGGTCTCTTCCTTCACTCTGCCAGACGAGACTGGCGAGAAGGCGAGCTTATTTGCGACGATTGGCGGTGATGGGCCAGATGGTTATGTTCTTTCAGGCCATACAGACGTTGTGCCGGTAGTAGGTCAGGACTGGACCACCGATCCGTTTACTCTTCGCGAGCAAGATGGCCTGCTCTATGGTCGTGGCTCCTGTGACATGAAGGGCTTTGTTGCCTGCTCTCTGGCTAAAGTGCCAGACATGCTAAAAGCACCGCTGAAGAAGCCTTTCCATCTGATGTTCTCTTATGATGAGGAAGTTGGATGTATTGGTGTTCAGCCTATTCTGCACAAGCTGGCCGGTGATGACTTCAAGGCTGAGGCTTGCTTTGTTGGTGAGCCAACTGAAATGCAGGTGGTTGTCGCGCACAAATCCAAGTCATCTTACCGCGCGGTGCTTACAGGTCTTTCCTGCCACTCTTCCCTCGCTCCGCACGGCGTGAATGCAGTTCACTACGGTGCCCGTCTGGTAACAAAACTGGAAGAGATGGCCCGCAAGCTGGCTACTGGTCCAAGCGATGCACTTTATGATCTGCCCTTCTCCACCGCCCACACTGGTGTGATCAAAGGCGGCACCGCCCTCAATATTGTGCCTGAGCATTGTGAAGTGATCTTTGAGTTCCGCATGCTGCCTTCTGAAAGCACCAAGGCGTGCATGGGCGAAGTTGAGCGCTATGCCTTCGAAGAACTGCTGCCGGAAATGCGCAAGGTATATCCTGAGGCTAACATTGAGTTCATTCCATTCTCTGAAATCCCGGGACTAGATACTGAGGTTGAAGCAGACGTGACTGTTCTGGCGAAGAAGCTGGCTGGCCGTAACGACCATGCCAAGGTTGCTTATGGAACCGAAGCTGGCTTGATCCAGAACATCCTCGACATCCCTACCGTCGTTTGCGGCCCGGGCAGCATCGAGCAAGCTCACAAACCTGACGAGTTCATCAAAAAATCCGAACTCGACAAATGCGACGCCTTCCTCGATCGCCTTATCAAACACGCTTGTGTGTAG
- a CDS encoding ROK family protein translates to MRIGLDWGGTKIEALALSNEGEELFRKRVPTPKNDYQGCVEAVVGLVADVEAATGEIGTVGIGIPGSISPSTGLVKNANSTWMNGKPLDKDLCDALGREVRIQNDANCMAVSEAIDGAGAGCGVVHGVIIGTGCGSGIAINGRPHKGANGIGGEWGNVTVPWMQEGEFPGPLNWTGHHGTIDLLCSGTGFQWDYENATGKALKGLEIIELMRSGDEAAMGTYQRYVSRLGRALAMAANILDPDCFVLAGGMSNVDEIYKDLPAAMRPYIFSDGYDFDIRKAKHGDSSGVRGAAWLWGKGETTQGQVNESS, encoded by the coding sequence ATGCGAATTGGACTTGACTGGGGTGGCACCAAAATTGAAGCGCTGGCACTTTCTAACGAAGGTGAAGAACTGTTTCGCAAGCGTGTTCCAACACCAAAGAATGATTACCAAGGCTGCGTAGAGGCTGTTGTCGGACTTGTTGCAGATGTTGAAGCGGCTACCGGAGAGATCGGCACCGTCGGTATCGGGATTCCAGGTTCCATCTCTCCAAGCACAGGTCTGGTCAAGAACGCGAATTCCACATGGATGAATGGCAAGCCGCTCGACAAAGATCTGTGTGATGCTCTTGGCCGAGAAGTCCGCATTCAGAACGATGCTAACTGCATGGCTGTTTCCGAAGCAATTGATGGAGCGGGTGCTGGTTGCGGTGTTGTCCATGGCGTAATCATCGGCACAGGCTGCGGATCTGGCATTGCCATCAATGGCCGCCCGCATAAAGGGGCCAACGGTATTGGCGGTGAATGGGGCAACGTGACCGTACCATGGATGCAGGAAGGTGAGTTTCCAGGCCCACTGAACTGGACCGGACACCACGGTACAATCGACCTGCTCTGTTCCGGCACAGGTTTTCAATGGGATTATGAGAACGCAACAGGCAAGGCGTTAAAAGGTCTCGAGATCATTGAGCTCATGCGCTCTGGTGATGAAGCTGCCATGGGTACTTATCAGCGCTATGTTAGCCGTTTGGGCCGCGCTCTGGCGATGGCTGCTAACATTCTGGATCCAGATTGCTTTGTGCTGGCAGGTGGCATGTCCAACGTAGATGAGATCTACAAGGATCTTCCAGCTGCAATGCGGCCTTACATTTTCTCCGACGGGTACGATTTTGATATCCGCAAGGCCAAACACGGCGACAGTTCTGGTGTTCGCGGTGCCGCCTGGCTGTGGGGTAAAGGTGAAACAACGCAAGGGCAGGTCAACGAAAGCTCGTAA
- a CDS encoding class II aldolase/adducin family protein, translating to MTTAENQLRREIIETARALQSTGLTHGTSGNVSARCNNGMLITPSGVPYEDLEVEKIVFMDLEGGYYGDFLPSSEWRMHLDIYRTYEAAEAVVHSHSPRATALSTHNRGIPAFHYMVAVAGGDEIKCADYATFGTKALSDAMIAALEDRRACLLAHHGQIAYGPSLNKAFGLAGEVEALADQYLSALVLGEPAPLSPTEMKEILRKFKSYGKQLDALDGDDAGAFEMPQRRD from the coding sequence ATGACAACAGCTGAAAACCAGCTTCGCCGAGAAATTATTGAGACGGCGCGCGCTTTGCAAAGCACTGGTTTGACACATGGCACCTCTGGCAATGTCAGCGCACGTTGCAACAATGGTATGCTGATTACCCCTTCAGGTGTTCCTTACGAGGATCTGGAGGTGGAGAAGATCGTCTTTATGGATCTGGAAGGCGGTTATTACGGAGATTTTCTGCCTTCGTCCGAGTGGCGCATGCATTTGGATATCTACCGCACTTATGAAGCTGCAGAGGCGGTGGTGCATAGCCATTCACCGCGTGCGACCGCGCTTTCAACCCACAACCGAGGTATACCGGCATTTCATTACATGGTCGCTGTGGCGGGTGGAGATGAAATCAAGTGTGCGGACTACGCTACCTTTGGCACGAAAGCGCTCTCAGACGCGATGATTGCAGCTCTGGAAGATCGCCGAGCCTGTTTGCTGGCCCATCACGGACAGATCGCTTATGGCCCATCACTGAACAAGGCATTTGGGCTCGCTGGTGAAGTGGAAGCACTGGCTGATCAATATCTTTCTGCGCTAGTTCTGGGAGAACCTGCGCCTCTTTCTCCAACCGAGATGAAAGAGATACTGCGAAAATTTAAAAGCTACGGCAAACAACTGGATGCTCTGGATGGGGACGACGCGGGCGCATTTGAAATGCCACAGCGACGAGACTAA
- a CDS encoding ABC transporter ATP-binding protein, whose amino-acid sequence MISVFSATDLCVSIGDKAILRNVSFSLEQGKILGLVGESGSGKSMSALSAMQLLPEGANQIGELIFEGKNLTHVTDTEMTHIRGKDISMVFQEPLTALNPTRTIGEQVSEGLRWHLGLSRKDAMEQTIDVLERVGLGLEYGLIDRFPHQLSGGQRQRVVIAIAIACKPKVLIADEPTTALDVTVQAQILTLLKDIVKKEQMAMLLISHDLAVVADMADNVAIMKDGVIVERGPTYELFDNLTHPYSKKLFEASNHVPVPRQEPVDEVTQPLLKVSNVLREYPLPRASFFTRRQWHRAVQHVSFHVAPRQSMGLVGESGCGKSTLARTILGLTPPDGGHIQFLGQDPYSVSRKDRQDLQLGIQAVFQDPYGSFDPRHTVERTVGEPLHLMRKELSRIQRRKRVHEVLESVGLTSADANKYPHEFSGGQRQRIAIARALVTNPSLIVADEPVSALDVSIRAQILDLFADLRDRLGMAYLFISHDLSVVQAITDRVIVMNAGRIVEEGPTGEVFSNPKHPYTRILVSAAPDLNEALRRRREEENKDTH is encoded by the coding sequence ATGATTTCTGTCTTTTCCGCGACAGACCTTTGCGTTTCCATTGGTGACAAGGCGATCCTGCGCAATGTGAGCTTCTCGCTTGAGCAAGGTAAAATTCTTGGTCTTGTGGGAGAAAGCGGCTCTGGCAAATCCATGAGTGCACTCTCCGCCATGCAGCTGCTGCCAGAAGGTGCCAATCAGATCGGTGAGCTGATATTCGAGGGCAAGAACCTCACGCATGTGACCGATACTGAGATGACCCACATTCGTGGCAAAGACATCTCTATGGTGTTTCAGGAGCCGCTGACAGCCCTTAATCCGACACGCACCATTGGTGAACAGGTGTCAGAAGGGTTGCGCTGGCATCTTGGCCTTTCCCGTAAAGATGCGATGGAGCAGACCATTGACGTTCTGGAACGTGTTGGCCTTGGCCTTGAGTACGGATTGATTGACCGCTTTCCGCACCAACTCTCCGGTGGTCAGCGGCAGCGCGTGGTCATTGCCATAGCAATTGCCTGTAAGCCAAAAGTTCTTATCGCCGATGAGCCGACAACAGCGCTGGATGTGACCGTTCAGGCGCAGATCCTGACATTGCTGAAGGACATCGTGAAGAAAGAGCAGATGGCAATGCTGCTCATTTCACATGACCTGGCTGTCGTTGCGGATATGGCAGATAATGTGGCGATCATGAAGGATGGTGTGATTGTTGAACGTGGTCCAACCTACGAGCTGTTCGATAATCTCACTCACCCATACTCCAAGAAGCTGTTTGAAGCCTCCAACCACGTGCCGGTACCGCGACAAGAACCGGTTGATGAGGTGACACAGCCGCTGCTGAAAGTGAGCAATGTGCTGCGCGAGTATCCGCTTCCGCGCGCCAGCTTCTTCACGCGTCGGCAATGGCACCGTGCAGTCCAACATGTGTCCTTCCATGTGGCACCCCGTCAGAGCATGGGGTTAGTGGGCGAGAGTGGATGTGGCAAATCCACATTGGCCCGCACCATCTTGGGACTGACACCACCTGATGGCGGGCACATTCAGTTTTTGGGACAAGACCCCTACTCAGTATCTCGCAAAGACCGGCAAGATCTTCAGCTTGGTATTCAGGCAGTCTTTCAGGATCCATATGGCAGCTTTGATCCACGCCATACCGTTGAACGCACAGTAGGTGAACCACTGCACTTGATGCGTAAGGAGCTATCCCGCATACAGCGCCGGAAGCGGGTCCACGAAGTATTGGAGAGCGTTGGTCTTACCTCCGCCGATGCAAACAAATATCCGCATGAGTTTTCAGGCGGACAACGCCAGCGTATTGCAATCGCGCGTGCGTTGGTGACCAATCCAAGCCTGATTGTGGCGGATGAGCCAGTCTCTGCATTGGATGTCTCAATCCGAGCACAGATCCTCGATCTGTTTGCTGATCTTCGTGACCGTCTGGGGATGGCGTACCTGTTTATCTCGCACGATCTGTCCGTCGTGCAGGCGATTACGGACCGTGTGATTGTGATGAATGCTGGCCGGATCGTTGAGGAAGGCCCCACCGGAGAGGTCTTCTCTAACCCAAAGCATCCGTATACACGTATCCTTGTTTCTGCTGCGCCTGATCTCAATGAGGCCTTACGCAGACGCCGCGAAGAAGAAAACAAGGATACGCATTGA
- a CDS encoding ABC transporter permease: protein MNQELPSYPSLATYDEISIWRKALHSRSFLIGAFLAIVILIAGVLSIFWTPYAIDVLNVANRLKPMSSEFWFGTDQYGRDIFSMLMVGARTSIIVALIAVGIGMLIGVPLGLLAAARKGLLEELVMRTNDLIFAFPSLLSAVLITSIFGPGTINAVIAIGIFNIPVFARVARGGALSLSGREFLLAARLSGKNSFLITLEHIIPNIANLLIVQATIQLSLAILSEAGLSYLGLGTQPPMASWGRMLYEAQTMVAFAPQLALYPGFAIIFSVLGFNLLGDGLRDLLDPKMRRRVA, encoded by the coding sequence ATGAATCAGGAACTCCCGAGCTACCCGTCGCTTGCTACCTATGATGAAATCTCCATCTGGAGGAAGGCTCTGCATAGCCGTTCCTTCCTGATTGGTGCCTTCCTTGCCATCGTTATTCTGATAGCGGGCGTGCTCTCCATCTTCTGGACACCCTATGCAATCGATGTTCTGAACGTTGCCAATCGCTTAAAACCAATGAGCTCCGAGTTCTGGTTCGGAACAGATCAGTATGGCCGCGATATCTTCTCGATGCTGATGGTGGGCGCGCGCACATCCATTATTGTCGCGTTGATTGCCGTTGGCATTGGCATGCTGATCGGTGTACCGTTGGGACTGCTTGCAGCCGCACGCAAAGGGCTGCTGGAAGAACTGGTTATGCGCACCAATGACCTGATCTTTGCGTTCCCTTCCCTGCTTTCCGCCGTGCTGATCACCTCCATTTTTGGACCGGGTACGATCAACGCTGTCATCGCAATTGGTATCTTCAATATTCCGGTATTTGCACGCGTGGCCAGAGGTGGTGCGCTATCCCTTTCAGGCCGTGAGTTTTTGCTTGCTGCCCGGCTTTCCGGCAAGAACTCGTTCTTGATCACGCTGGAGCACATTATTCCAAATATCGCTAATCTGCTGATTGTGCAGGCGACCATTCAGCTCTCGCTGGCGATCTTGTCGGAAGCCGGACTTTCTTATCTTGGTCTGGGTACACAGCCACCGATGGCAAGCTGGGGCCGCATGCTTTATGAGGCGCAGACCATGGTCGCATTTGCTCCACAACTGGCGCTTTATCCGGGCTTTGCAATTATCTTCTCTGTACTTGGCTTCAACTTGCTGGGTGATGGTCTGCGTGATCTGCTGGATCCCAAAATGCGGAGGAGAGTGGCATGA
- a CDS encoding ABC transporter permease, translating into MLWFAFLRLIGLLTTLLAASLVIFVVLEVIPGDPAEVMLGLNAQPDTLAALRAELGLNAPVTTRYINWVLGMLQGDFGISYTYSVPVAELIGERIQISLPLATGALILSTIIAIPIGVYSARYHGKIIDTGIMSVAQIGIAIPNFWIAILLVYVFAIVLRVLPSGGFPGWEVSFFGSLQALILPVVALALPQASILARVMRSALLDVLHEDYIRTARAKGLSNKATLWRHGVRNALIPVLTILGLQFSFLIAGTVIIENLFYLPGLGRLIFQGITQRDLIVVKSSVMLLVALTIFVTFLVDIAYAAIDPRLRRRV; encoded by the coding sequence ATGCTCTGGTTCGCGTTCCTTCGCCTCATTGGCTTACTGACAACTCTATTGGCCGCAAGCCTCGTAATCTTCGTTGTGCTTGAGGTTATTCCCGGTGATCCGGCGGAAGTGATGCTTGGGCTGAACGCACAGCCTGACACGCTGGCAGCACTGCGTGCCGAACTGGGTTTGAATGCTCCTGTCACCACCCGCTATATCAATTGGGTGCTTGGCATGCTGCAGGGCGACTTCGGGATCAGCTATACTTACTCTGTTCCAGTTGCAGAACTTATTGGTGAGCGTATTCAGATCAGCCTTCCCCTGGCTACTGGTGCTCTGATCCTTTCTACAATCATCGCAATCCCAATCGGCGTTTATTCTGCGCGATATCATGGCAAGATCATCGATACGGGCATCATGTCTGTAGCGCAGATTGGTATTGCGATCCCGAACTTCTGGATCGCTATTCTCTTAGTTTATGTGTTCGCAATTGTGCTGCGTGTGTTGCCATCAGGCGGCTTTCCGGGCTGGGAGGTGAGCTTCTTTGGCTCATTGCAGGCGCTGATACTGCCCGTTGTGGCTTTGGCCTTGCCACAGGCTAGCATTCTGGCCCGTGTGATGCGTTCCGCTCTGCTGGATGTACTCCATGAGGATTATATCCGCACGGCACGTGCGAAAGGCCTTTCCAACAAAGCGACGCTTTGGCGGCATGGTGTGCGAAATGCTCTTATTCCGGTGCTGACCATTCTCGGCCTTCAATTCTCTTTCCTGATTGCAGGTACTGTTATCATTGAGAACCTGTTTTATCTGCCGGGACTTGGACGTCTGATTTTCCAAGGCATCACTCAGCGTGATCTCATTGTCGTGAAAAGCAGTGTGATGCTGCTTGTGGCTCTGACCATCTTCGTGACGTTTCTCGTCGACATCGCCTATGCAGCCATTGATCCAAGATTGAGGCGACGCGTATGA
- a CDS encoding ABC transporter substrate-binding protein encodes MHAKSLKSRLLCLAGGAALVLAALTGAHGSAEAKSSLSLGMVLEPPHLDATAGAAAAIDEVVYQNIFQGLTRIGPDGSVQPSLAQSWDVSEDGMTYRFHLQKSVVFHDGTPFSAEDVKFSIDRARAEGSVNAQKPLFAAIDEVVVVDPETVDIKLTTPSGNLAYNLAWGDAVIVSPKSAESNKTKPVGTGPFKFDRWMKGQEIRISRFDGYWGDQPELDKASFRFISDPNAAFAAMISGDLDAFPTFSAPETIAQFEADPRFEVAIGTTEGETILAMNNTRGPLKNKLVRQAISHAINKQALIDGAMFGLGTPIGTHFAPHHPAYNDLTGLYPYDPTKAKELLAKAGYADGFSATLKLPPPTYARRGGELIASDLKKVGIDLKIIPVEWAQWLSEVFKETNYDFTIVSHVEPMDIGIYAREKYYFNYNSDAFKNVIEELNVTVDEEKRYELLKQAQQIISDDAVNVYLFQLAKSGVWNANVKGLWRNSPTPGNDLSQVHWANN; translated from the coding sequence ATGCATGCAAAGTCATTAAAAAGTCGGCTGCTTTGCCTTGCTGGAGGCGCGGCCCTCGTCCTTGCAGCACTTACAGGTGCGCACGGTTCTGCTGAAGCCAAATCTTCCCTGTCTTTGGGAATGGTACTTGAACCGCCTCATCTTGACGCGACTGCAGGCGCAGCTGCTGCGATTGATGAAGTGGTTTATCAAAACATCTTTCAGGGTCTGACACGTATTGGCCCGGATGGAAGCGTTCAGCCTTCTCTCGCTCAATCCTGGGATGTGAGCGAAGATGGTATGACCTATCGCTTCCACCTGCAAAAGAGTGTTGTCTTCCATGACGGAACACCGTTTTCAGCTGAAGACGTCAAGTTTTCCATTGATCGCGCACGGGCGGAAGGCAGTGTGAATGCCCAAAAGCCTTTGTTTGCTGCGATTGATGAAGTGGTGGTGGTTGATCCGGAAACCGTTGATATCAAACTCACCACACCAAGTGGCAATCTTGCTTACAACCTGGCTTGGGGTGACGCTGTTATCGTTTCTCCTAAATCAGCCGAGAGCAACAAAACGAAACCAGTCGGCACAGGACCATTCAAGTTCGATCGCTGGATGAAGGGGCAGGAAATCCGCATTTCCCGCTTTGATGGTTATTGGGGTGATCAGCCTGAGCTGGATAAGGCGTCATTCCGTTTTATCTCTGATCCCAACGCTGCTTTTGCAGCCATGATCTCTGGTGACCTTGATGCGTTTCCAACCTTCTCGGCTCCAGAGACCATTGCTCAATTTGAAGCTGACCCACGCTTTGAAGTTGCCATTGGGACCACAGAAGGTGAAACCATCCTTGCGATGAACAACACCCGTGGCCCACTTAAGAACAAGCTTGTCCGTCAGGCTATTTCTCATGCGATTAACAAGCAGGCGCTGATCGATGGAGCCATGTTTGGTTTGGGTACTCCAATCGGCACACACTTCGCGCCGCACCACCCTGCCTATAACGATCTGACAGGGCTTTATCCTTACGATCCAACAAAAGCGAAAGAGCTTCTTGCCAAGGCCGGTTACGCTGATGGCTTCAGTGCGACACTGAAATTACCGCCGCCAACCTATGCACGCCGTGGTGGTGAACTGATTGCATCAGATCTGAAAAAAGTTGGCATTGATCTGAAGATCATTCCGGTTGAATGGGCACAGTGGCTTTCTGAGGTGTTTAAAGAGACGAACTACGACTTCACCATCGTCTCTCATGTTGAGCCAATGGATATTGGTATCTATGCGCGTGAGAAGTACTACTTCAACTACAACAGTGACGCCTTCAAGAACGTGATTGAAGAGCTGAATGTAACGGTTGATGAAGAGAAGCGTTATGAGCTTTTGAAACAGGCTCAGCAGATCATTTCTGACGACGCGGTGAATGTGTATCTGTTCCAGCTGGCGAAGTCAGGTGTTTGGAATGCCAACGTGAAGGGGCTTTGGCGCAACTCTCCGACGCCGGGCAATGACCTGTCGCAGGTTCACTGGGCAAATAACTAA